Part of the Neisseria leonii genome is shown below.
GAGCAACACCGGCAACTGCTGGACGCGCTCAACTACGGCCATGCCATTGCCGAGGACTTAACCGTCCACCCGCGCCCGTCGCCCGCCCACCAATGGCAGCCCGAAAGCCAAAGCTGGAAACTTGACCCCGCCCGCGCCGCCGTGTTGGCTGCCGAACAATTGGCACAGGCCAAAACCGCCAAGCTGGCCGCGCTTAATGCCGCCGCCCAAGCCTACATTGACCGCGCCGCCGGTATCGACCAACTGCCCGACTTTGAAGTGCGTACATGGACATTACAGGCGTTGGAGGCCAAAGCCTGGGCAGCCGACAACAGCGCGGCCACGCCGACACTGGACACCATTGCCGCCGCCCGCAGCATCCCGCCCGACATCCTCAAACAAAAGGCGTTGGCAAAAGCACTGGCTTACGAGCAGCTCACCGCCACCGTCGTCGGCTTGCGCCAAGCCATCGAAACGCGCATTAAACAGGCCGCCGATATGGCGGAACTGGAAGCCATTGAGTTTGCCTTTGGCACGGGCGGCGATGCGGAGGCGGAAACATGACAACCGTCTATCTGGCCTTGTACAAAGGCCGCAAAAGCGGCGGCGGTATCAAAGTTCAATTGGCACGATTGGCCGATTGGGCGGTACGCCAAGCCACCGGCGGCATCTACAGCCATTGTGAAATCGCCGTTGCCCAAGCCGACGGCCGCTTTGCCTGCTATTCCGCCAGCCTGCGCGACGGCGGCGTGCGTGCCAAAACCATGCCGCTGTCGGAGGACAAATGGGACTTAATCGAGCTGCGTCAAGCCGACTTGCTGCCGCGCATCAATTATTGGTTTTTACAAACCCGAGGCGCGCCCTACGACACCATCGGCGCATTGGGCGTGGTGCTGCCGCTTTCAGGCAGCCTGAAAAAATGGTTTTGCAGCGAATGGTGCGCCCAAGTGCTGGGTTTGCCGCAGCCTGAAACCTATTCGCCCAATACACTTGCTAAACATTTTCAGGCTGCCTGAAAGGAGAAAGATGATGCAACGCAGATTAAAAATGCGCCGCCAAATCGCTTTATTGCTGATTGCCATGCGGATTGCCTATGGCGGCTCGCTGTTGGTGATTTTTTGGGTCAACAGCCACACCGCCGGATCACTGTTGAATTATCTGCACGAGCAGGGCAACGGTGCCGTGCATATCCTGTACACCGCACTGACGATGTCTGCCGCCGCGCTGATAGTGGACGGTTTGCTGGATACCTTATGGCCGTATCTCTCGGCCAAACACACCGAGCAGCGCTGGCGTCATTGCAGATGGTTGTCGGTGTCGTGGCTTTACCGCTTGCGCCGATTGCTCACCCGTGCCTGCGGCATGGCCAACCGCCACCGCCATTGGTTTTATCTGCCGCCGGCGTTTGCGGCGCTATTTGTCGTGCCATCTGCCGTCTATTTGGGCGCACAAAATATCACGGCAGTGCAATGGCTTTGGCTGTGGCTGTTTGCCTGCGGCATCGGGGCGGCGTTGGTGGAGGGGGCAATCAACAATGAAAGAGTCCGTTATGCGCAATAAACACACAATTACAGCCGTATTGCTGTATCTGCTGCTGGCGCCGCCGGCGTTGGCGGCAGTTAAAGACTCTTTTCACGGCGCGCTCAACAGCATGATCGCCTGGGATTTGATGTACAACATGATCGGCGGCGCGGGCGGCGGCATGGTGCAGGTGGCCCGCAACTGGCACAGCGAGCGCAAATACAGCAACAACATCGCCGTCGAACTGTTTTTAAGCCTGTTTGTCTCGGCTTTTGCCGGCCTGTTGACCTATCTGTTTTTTGCGGGCACGGAATTTATCACCATCAACAGCATCATGATGCTGTTTTTAAGCTGCTGCGCCGGTGTGCTGGGCTATGAGGCCGTGAAAATGTACACCGACGATTTTGCTAAAAAAGTCAAAAAAGGAAGCCCCGATGATGCTTAAAGCCGTATCGGCGGCGGCATTGCTATCGGCCGCCGCTGCCGGCCTGCTGTCGTGGTATCTGACCGATACCGCATGGCAGGCCAAGTGGGACGAAGCCGAACAAGGCCGTCTGAAAAAAGAAATCCAAACCGTTACCCAAACCGTCTACATCGAGCGCGAGGCGGCCGCCAAAACCGCCCAAGCCGATGCCAAAGGCCAAAAGGAGTTAGCCCATGCCCAAGCCGAAATCAAACGTCTGCGCGCTGATCTTGCTGCCGGCACTCGCCGCCTGCGCCGGCAAACCGCCTGCAGCACCGCCACAGAACATCAATCTGGCACCGATTCCCGCGTGGATTCAGAGCGGCCAGCCGAGCCGGCAGCAGGTGGAGGCGGAGTTGAGCAACATATTCTCAACGTCGCCGACCACGCCTTAACCGCCATCGCCCAGCGCGATGCCTGCGTGGACATCTTAAAATCAGACCGTGCCGTATTATCGGGAGACCCCCATGAACAAACATCTGACCGTTGATGATGCAGGCTTTGACCTGATCGCCCGCTGGGAAGGCAAGCGCAATCATGCCTATTTGGACAGCGTCGGCATCCCGACCATCGGCATCGGCTTTATCCGCTACACCTTGGGCGACAAGGCCGGACAGCGTGTGCAGGCAGGCGATTATTTAAGCGACGACGAAATCCGTGCCGAGTTTGCCAATCAGGTGAAAATTTATGAGGACGGGGTCAAAAACGCCGTTACCGCACCGCTGACCCAATCACAGCTTAATGCCTGCGTCAGCCTGTGCTACAACATCGGCGTGGCGGCGTTTGCCCGCTCAAGCGTCTGCCGCCTGCTCAACCAGCAGCGCTACCGTGCCGCCTGCAATGCCTTTGCCGCCTGGAACAAGGCGGGCGGGCGCACACTGCCCGGTTTGGCCAACCGCCGTGCCGCCGAGCAGCGGGAGTTTTTCCGCGACGGATAAACCGCCACTTGAAAAGCCACAGGCCGTCTGAAAGATTTTCAGACGGCCTGTTTTATTGCCTTAATCGGTTCAGCCAATCCAATCCCGCATAAATGTCAGCAGGATTTCGCGCTTGCTTTTCGGCAGCGCATCAAACAGACGCAAAAATTCAAGCTGCTCTTCGGAGTAGCTTTTGTATTGCGGCAACGGTTCGGCCAGCTTGATGGTAACGGGTTGGTAGACAACCCCCATTTCTCCCGTTCCCTTTGCCAGCCATTCAAAGCTGACATCCAGCACTTGGGCAATCCTTGACAGGTTCTCCGTGGTCGGGTCGGTTTTACCCGTTTCCCACTGGGTTACGCTCGTTTGATGGACGCCGATTTCATCGGCGAGCCATTGTTGAGACCTTTTTGCCGTTTTTCGCGCCAACTTAATTCTATTTCCAATCATAGCCTTATTTTAATAGATTAACTATTAGTCAAAAAAATAAGTATCGCTATTTGACTATTTTTAATAGTGATACTAATATTGCGGCATCGATAACCGCCGAGCAAAAGAATGAACAAACTTACGGATGCACGCAAGCGTAAGGGACTGACCCAGAAAGAATTAGCCGAGTTGGTTGGCTGCACCCAAACCAATATCAGCCATATCGAGCTGGGGAGACAGGTCCCGTCGCGCGAACTGGGGAAAAAATTAGCCGAAGTCTTGGAAATGGATGTATTGGACATCCTGTATCCCCCCAAGAATTAAATCTATCTGCATCCGGAGATGCTGTACCGACAGTATCTAGCGGATGCGGAGACGGCACAAATGACAAAACCATGAGGTATCACAAATGAGCCAATCCACCGATGTTTTCGAGCTTGCCCGCGCGGCGGCCTATGGCTACGGCATCCCAAAGCTGGCGGCCAAAATGGGCATCCAACCCGGCACGCTCTACAACAAACTTAATAACGATGAGGGCTGCGCACACCATAAGCTGACTCTGCAGGATTTAATCCAAATCATCAGTGTAACGGGCGACACCCGCCCGCTGGCCGGTTTGGCCGCGCTGTTTGATCACGCGCTCTATCCCTTATCGCCGCTAAACCGGATGTCGGACGATGCGTTGCTCGATCTGGTCAACCGCATTCAGATCAACGGCGGCGCAGCCGCGGCCACTTTGTCGGACGCGCTGGCCGACGGCAGGGTGGATGCGGGCGAATACGCGGCATTTGCCCAAGATTGCCGTCAATGGCTGTCGGCGATCATTACCTTAAAGCTGCGCTGCAAAGACATGGTGGTGGTGATCCATGAGCAACCGTCTGCCTGACTGCCTGCTCAAACAGGGGATTGTGCGCGTCAGCGACAATTTGGACGGCGGCTGTCTGAAACCGCAACCGCGCCTGCTGGCACAACTGTTTGGCGATGTTTTCGCGGATTACCTGCACAATAAGCCGCCCGCCAACACGGAAAGCGAGAAAACCGATGAAAACGACTGTATTTCTGGGCGCGCACATGGTGCTGAGCACCGATAAACAGCTGTATGCCATGCGCTTTACCTTCGACCGGTATGGCAATTTGAGCCTGATATTTGACAAACGCGGGATTCCGCTGACCGGTAAGACGGCGGTATTCGGCACAGATGATCTGCACATCAGGCTGACCATCCACCGAATCAGCAGACGGCGCACCCTGAACATCACTTTTTCGCTTCATACCGACACCCCGGCTGTTTTAACCGTTGAAAGAATAAGGGAAAAATCAAAATGAACCATTATCTGACACCCGCCGAACAGAAAAAACTGCTCGATACCGTCAAGCAGTTTGCCGACGAAAAAGCGCAACGGGATTATCACGCCGTATCGGCTTTAATCAATAGTGGCATGCGGATCGGCGAATTTTTACTGATTACGGTTGGAGATGCCTTGGCTGCGTTGGACAGCGGCTATCTCTACATACCCGCCGAAAACCGCAAGGGTGGCAAGCGGGATCACAGCATTTATCTAACCCAATCACTGCGCCGCGATTTATTCGGCCTGATTACGCTGCGCGGCAGCGATGATCCGCAGCACTATTTAATCGGCGGGCGTACCGACCAAGAGCCGATGACGGTGCGCAATATGCAGCTGCGCGTCAAATCGTGGGCGAAGCAGGCGGGCTTGGCCCATCTGAAAGTAACGCCGCATTTTTTCAGACATACCCACGCCATGAACATCATGCGCGGCAGCACCGCCAAAGAGCCGCTGCGCATCATCAAAGCGGCGCTGGGGCACCGCAATATCAATACTACGGCGATTTACACCGAAGCCAGCCGCGAAGAAGTGGCCGCCGCTTTAAACGAAATCGATAAAGGTCATGAAGGACGGATGACTTTGTCCAAATTGCGGTCTGAATACCGGCAAAGAAACACTCAAATACAAGGGAGATAAATGATGTATGCCGCCGACATGTTACAGCGCTACTCCCATGATGGTTTGGTTTATCGGGCATTTGATCATGCCGTGATCGCCGCTGCCGGCATGGTGGTGGCGGTGCCTTTGGTGCAGACGGCCGGCGTGCTCAAACATCTGGTCGACCAATCGCCCGTGCCTTGGCAGGAATTATGGGCGGTGCTCGATGCCGAGCCTGAAACGCAAGCCATGTTTGACCGCGATTTGTCCATCCCGCCCATTATCCACCGTTTAGGCTTGGCCGATACCGTTTTGGATGTGGCCAAACTGCCCGAATACCGCGCCACTGTGTTTATCCACCCCGAAACCGGGCTGCGCTTGGGCATCAGCAGCGACTACATCCATAAAACCAACAAGGCCAACAGATGAGCAACACCAATCCGGCAATCGCGCAATGGCTCAACCGCCTTAAAAGCGACATCGACATCCATCAGGTGGCCGAGCAGCTGGGCTTGCAGCGCGACGGCAGCCGCGGCAATTACCGCGCTCCCAACCGCGAAGACAAGCATCACAGCTTAAGCCTGCACAAGCAGGGGCAATACGGCCAAGGCTGGAAAGACCACGCCACCGGCGACGGCGGCAGCACCATCGATCTGGTGCTGTATGCCGGCGCGGCCGACAGCTTTATCGATGCCGCCAAACTGCTGGGCGATTGGTTCGGCCTGCCGATGCCGGTTACGCCGCAGAGTAAGCCGCGCCAACTGACCAAAATCGAGTTTATCGCGCAAAAATGCCGCCAGCAGCCCGATGCGGCCAATGATTATCTGATTTCACGCGGCATCAGCCTGGCCGTGATTGAAGCGGCCGTCAAACGCCGCACCATCGGCTACAACGACTGGACATCGCCCAAGCTGCCCGCCGGCCAGCCCGGCTACGGCGGCCCCGCCGCCGCCTTTATGGTCTACAACGGCAACGGCGAATGCGTGGCGGTCGATTTCCGCTATTTCGATGCGGATTTAAACGGCGGCGTGAAAACCCAATGCCAAGGCGAAAAAGACGGCTTTTATTGGACCAGCGACCCGCGCCGCTTGGCCGCCGCACGCAGCGTCTACATTGTCGAATCGCCGATAAACGCGCTCTCCATCGAAACCGCGCTGGCGCATTATCCGGGCTTTGCCTGTCTGGCCATACGCGGCGTGGCCAATACCCGCACCATCGACTGGGCGTTTTTACGCGGCAAAAAAGTCATTATCGCGCTGGATCACACCGATAAATATCAAGAAGCCAGCGGCAAACGCCCCGGTATGGCCGCCGCCTACGAACTCTACGACGCGCTGACCGCCGCCGACATCTCCGCCCGCATGGTCGATATGCTCGACTGGGAAGAGGGCGAGGACATCAACGATGTGCTGCAGGCATACGGCAAAGACGAGCTGCTATGCCGTCTGAAAAAGCTGGATCAGTGGCTGATCTGCGGCATGCCCAGCGTTAACGGCAACAATATGGACAAAGGCAAAGGCCGCCGCCGCGTATTTTTGCCCAGCCAAGACTGGAACATCTATTGGCGCTACCGCGTGATGGACGATTTCATGCAGTATGTCGACGAATTTAAAGACATCTACGACGACGACACTGGCGAAACCGACCGCCGCGAAACCTTGGGCGATTTATGCAGTTTCCGGCTGGCATCGTTAAGCCGCCTGAGCATTCAGAGCCATTTGTCCACCATCAACGGCACCAAAGACAGCCAGCCTGAAACGGTGTACGGCATTTCCGCCCAAACCCCGCGCGGCGGCGTGAAACTGCAGCGCGAAGTGATCAACGGCGACAAGATTTATAACCTCGACTGGTGGAAATCCAAATTCGGCATGATTTGGAAGCCTGCCCAATTCACACGGATGTTGACGATTATGGAACGCAGCGCGGATCTGGCCGCCAAAGACGTGGTCAATTTTGTCGGCTTGGCGTGGCGCGACGGCAAACTGGCCGCATTGGAAGGGCAGGATTGCTTTTTTGTTGAACCGCAAAAGCAGTGTCTCTACTACAACATGAGTTTCCCGCGCGGCAGCAACCAAGACGCGCAGCGCGTGGTGCAGGCTTATCAGGCCACCTTTAAGCAAAACGCCGCCGCCATCGCGCTGGTTTGGGCGCTCGGCTGCCATCTCAAAGCCGTGCTGGGCTTTTACCCGCATTTCCAAATGCAGGCGGAAAAAGGCTCGGGCAAATCCAAACTGCTGGAATCGCTGCAAGGCACGCTGGCGTTTCAGGTTTTGTCCGGCCAAATGCTCAAAACCGACCACCGCCGCCGCGCATCGGTGTCCTACACCTCGCACCCCGTCGGCTGGGACGAATACAGCAAACTGCCCAAAGGCGTGCTGACCGATATCGACGGCCTGCTGCAATCGACCTATCGCTTTGAGTTTACCCGCGTCGGCGCAGCCTTAACCCCTTATCTGATGTGCTCGCCGGTATTGCTCGCCGGCGAAGAAGTGGATGTGGCCAGCCTGCAATCCAAAATCTGCCGCAGCACGCTGTCGGTAAAAAAGCAGGGCGACATCATCGACCGCGATCTGCCGCAGTTCCCCGTGTGGCAATGGCTGCAATATTTGAGCCACGTCGAGCCTGCCCGTATCCGCGACCTGCACGGTCAATACCTGACATGGTGCCAGAGCAAAAGCCGCAGCGGCGACGGCGACGCCACCGCCAAGCGCATGATGGAAAACTATGCCGCCATCGCCACCGCATGGGCATTTCTGGCCGACTTCGCCGGCTTCCCCGTCGAGCAGGGCGGTTTCCTTGATGATCTGATGGTCGAGATGAACCAGCACTTAAGCGACACAGACGGCACCCGCCTGCCGTGGGTATGGATTATGGAGATTTTCCTTTCCGAACTCGAAGCCAAACGTTTCGACCACCCTTATTGTTGGGACAGAATCAACGGCAAATGGGCACTGCTCACGCGCCCCAACTACATCATGGACCACATCAGCAGCAGCAATCATTTGCGCGACAAATTCAACGCGCTGCCGATTAAAACCGGCCGTATTTTCAAGCAGCAATTGATGGCCAGCGGCGTCGTAATGACCGGCCACGAAGACGTCGAACGCATGATCGGCGGCCGCCGCACCGCCCACTTAACCGCCATCTCGCTGGATGCGCTGGAAAAACTCGGCCTGTATGCCACTCCGTGGGTGCCGAGTGTAAGAGAAGACGTTTATTGAACAGACGGATAGGCCGTCTGAAAACCAACCATAGGAGACTGAAAAATGATTACAAATTATGATGACCTTGAACTTTTAGCGTGGATGACGTTGGGGTTTAACGAAGAAGCAGCGATTGAACTGATGAATGCTGCGACTGATCCCGAAGAAGAGTTTAAATATGATATTGATGCAGAGTTGGAGAAAAGATACGGCTGCTCCTTCCATCAATTTACCGAATTGATTGAAGCATTATTGCCCATGACCCCGATCGCGGAAAGCATGATAACCGGTGACAGATACCACGCCTTTATCGGCAAGGACGGTTGCGCCATTGTCAAAATCGATGCTTAACCGAAAAGGAGCCATCATGGACCGCGCCCAACGCCGCGCCGCCAAATATCAAAAAGCGCAGCCGGCCAAAACCTACCGCCTGCATAAAGCTGTATTGATACCGCCTAAAACCGTGCTGATGCAGGTGGCCTTTACCCAGATTGAACATCCGCATGACCGCATCCGCGAGCTGGCACAAGACGTGGAAATCATGCACCGGCTGAATGAAAAACGCGAAGTAGTACCTGTTTGATTTTTCTGGAAGGCAAAAAGATGAAAAAATTTGATTTAACCGCCGCGCTCAACGGCAAGGCTGTCCGTCTGCAAAACGGCAATAAGGCCTTTGTAAAATTCAATATACCGAACTCTGATTTTTTAGTCGGCTACTACGAAAACGATGATAACTTTCTCGTCTGCACCTGGATTAAAGGCGGCCTGAACTCTGCCGGCAAAGAAGACTTAAATATCGTTGGTATGTATCCTGAAACCGTTTTAATCGGCGAAATCAAAGTGCCGATGCCCGAGCAGGAACCGTTGGAAAACGGCACAATTTATTTTTTGCCGAATCTGGAAAGTTTCCGCTTTCCGAAAGAAAAATTATGGGGAGAGTTCACACAAGACGATCATGATTATTTAAAAGCCAATCTGATTCACACAAGCCGCCACGCAGCGGTAGTTCATGCACAGGCATTAATCGAAATAACGGGAGGAAAAATGTTTTATGGCTGATAAAAAATAATCGGTTACGTAAAATGCAATCCAAAAAAACCAAACCGCAACGCACAGGCTCTGGTTTATGAAAGGAATTTAAATGAATAAATCTTAAGAAAGACGGCTGACCAGTTGGTGCGTCAACACCGCCTGGCCCAGCTTCCGCAGAGATGGCCTGCATCAGCCCAAGGCCGTCACCCGATCAGGCGGCCTGATTCTAACCCGATTTTGAGGAATCAGCCAAATGCAGAAACCCAAAAGCATGCTGGAATTACGCTGCCCAAGATGTGCTAAACTTTTAGGAAGAGCAGCAAAAAACGCACGCATCGAAATCAAATGCCCGCGTTGCAGCTATCTGGCATCGTTTAACTAACCCGAACGCCCGTGAGCGTCTTTTTCAAAGAAAGGACGTCTCAATGGGCGTTTTAACGTATAAACCCTTGCCGTTAATTCCTTGGATGGGCGGCAAGCGCCGTTTGGCCAAACATATTTTGCCGCTGTTTCCCGAGCACCAATGCTATGTCGAGTTGTTCGCCGGCGGTGCCGCACTGTTTTTTTTGCGTGAGCAGCCCGCCAAAGCCGAAGTGCTTAACGACATTAACGGCGATCTGGTCAATCTCTACCGCGTGGTGCAACACCACTTCGACGAGTTCATCCGCCAGTTCGATTTCACGCTGACCAGCCGCGAATATTTCAGACAACTGCAGCAAACCCCGCCTGCCACACTCACCGATATTCAGCGTGCCGCGCGTTTTTTCTACCTGCAACACACCGCATTCGGGGCAAAACCAATAGACCAGCATTTCGGCACGGCCACCACCGGCAAAGCCTTCAACCCTGCCACCGTGCGCCAAAAGCTCGCAGCGGCGCAGCAGCGGCTCGGCGGCGTGTATATTGAAAACGAGCCGTGGCAGGCCTGTCTGAAACGCTACGACCGCCCGCATACCTTTTTCTACGCCGACCCGCCATACTGGCAGACCGCAGGCTACACGCACGATTTCGCCTGGGAAGAATACGAGCGGCTGGCCGAAGAGATGGGGCGCATTCAGGGCAAGATGATGCTGTCGATTAACGACCACCCCGACATTCTTGCGTTATTCAAGCCGTTCAACATTGTCCGCTTGGAGCTGGCTTATTCCGTCGGCAGGGATAAAACCCAGCGGCCAAGCGGCGAGCTGGTGATCTGTAATTACTGACAAGCAAGACCGTCTGAAAATGTTCCGTTTCAGACGGCCTTTTTCCAATCCCAAACTTCGCTTTTCCTGCCGTTTTGCTTTGGCCGCCCGCCCGCATTCTGCCGCCGGTTAGGGCAAAAAAGCCGCGAAAACGCACTTTTTGCCGAAAGGTTCGCGCAGTTTTGAAAAAAATCCGTGGATTTTTCCGTGGATTTTATCCAACCTTTTGATTTTAAATAAAACAGCTTCCACAATTTCGCCTTTTTATCCACGGATTTTTTTTCAAATCCACAAAATGCCGCTTTTTTCCACATCGGCCTTTTTCGCCGGCTGCCGCCTTTTATTTATATTTATTTAATATTTTCAAAAAGATAAAGATAAATAAAGCGGAGAAAAAGGGAAAGCGGCCATCCACGGAAATTCAGACTGCCTAAAAAATCATCCACGGAATCGCAGCCGCCATCCACGGGATTTGGTGGAAATAAAATCCAGCATATTCAAAAACTTGATGTTAAAATTCCGCCATCCACAATTTCACGGCCTTTTTTGCCCCTGCTTCCCGAAAATGGACAAAATTTTTGAAGATTTCCTGCTGTTCAAAGCCGCCAACGACGGCTGCAAACCGCGCACCATTGCCGCCTACCGCGATACCTTAAACCGCTTTTCCCAATGGCTCGCCGGCAAAAACCCGCTGACGGTATCGGCCGACGAATTGGCTGTATTCACCGGCCCCTATCTGCACAAAAAAGGCCTGAAAGCCGTTTCCCGCAAGCCACATATTTCCTGCCTGCGCGAGTTTTACGCCTACACAGGCCGTCTGAAATTGAGCGATGACGCACTTTCAGGCAGCCTGAACTATCCCAAAACCGGCAGCCCGCTGCCGCGCGTGATGACCTTGGACAGCGCCGAAAAACTGATGTGGCAGCCCGATCTGTCCAGTTTCGACGGTCTGCGCGATGCCGCGATTTTGTCCATCCTCCTCGGCTGCGGCCTGCGGATCAGCGGTTTGGCCGCCTTAAACCGCAGCAATCTCATCACCGCCATCGACCAAGGCGAACCGCGCCTGCTGCTGCGCACCACCGAAAAAGGCGACAAAACCCGCCAGCTGCCCGTTCCGCGCGAAACCGAAATGCTGCTGCGGGTTTACCTTGAGCATCCCGAACTGCAAACCATCGACACCCTGCTGCCCGACGGCGATCACGTCCTGTTTGTCAGCACCCGCAACCGCAACTGCCCCGAATACCTGTATCACGGTGAACGCCGCCGCCTAAGCACCCGGGCCATCGCCAAAATGATCCGCAAACGCGGCTTGGCCGCCGGCATTCCCACCGACCAACTCCACCCCCACGCCATGCGCCACCTGTTCGGCACCGAGCTGGAGGAGAGCGACATCAGCCACCGTGTAACCCAAGACCTGCTCGGCCATGCCGACCCCAAGTCCACCAAGATATACGTTCATCTGGCCACCCGAAAACTGTTCCGCGATCTCGACCGCGCCAACCCCTTGGCCAAAATCAAAACGCCCGCCAGCGATTTGCTCGACAGCCTGATCCGCAAATAAAAAGCCGCTTTCAGGTTCCCTTTGGTTCTTACAAAGCATAGAGTGCGAACCTTGCCCTTTACGTTTTACAAGGGTTTCAGATGGTCTGCAAATTAGCCTTAAGAACGGGCTAAAACAAACAGGTTCTTACAACGGCAACACTTCGCACTGCATCAAAAAGCGAAGTGTAACAACGGAAACACAAGCAAGACAGGAGCATGAACGATATGGAAAAGCGAAGTCAGACAGCGGAAAATGCACACGCAAACAGGGTGGGGGCTCGGCAACCTTCCCCCGCCGCCCCCGCTCCGGGGGGTGGGTACCCGGAAATCTACACATTTTCAGAACCGGCCTTAAGGCCGTCTGAAAATCGCGCGGCGACCGCACCCGAAAAAGACCCCCGCCTACAACAGCTGCGCGAAATCGGACTGAACCACATCTGGCAGAAAGTGGCTGCCGAAATCGGCTACGACAATTTTATAAAAATGTGGCAGATACTAGGGAGCTACGACGAGATAAAGCGGCCAGATGGCGGCATACTAGTCACGCTCAGAGCCTACAGATCGCAAGAGCGGTATCAGCGCGACAGATTTGGGATTTTAGTGAAACAAAAATACGGCGGCAGGCAGGCTGCGAGAAGAATCGAGAGCCAGTTGTGTGAAAAAGTCGGTACATCTCACATATCACGGGTGGAAAATAGGATTAAAATCTCAAAATGAAGACAGCAATTGTATATGCCCGCGTCAGCACCACACGCCAAGCCGATGACGGCGTGTCGATTGATGCTCAAATCGAAATTTGCCACAAAAAGGCTGCAGAGCTTGGCGCTATTGTCGTCCGAGTTTATCGAGACGATGGCGTGACAGGTACGTCTGCATTAAAGAGACACGCCTTTCAACGAGCAATTAACCACTGCACCGTAAATGAAATCGACTACTTTATTGCATGGTCAACGTCCAGATTTGCACGAAATAAAATCGATGCGGCAAGCTACAAGCAAATCCTGAAAGAGTCTGGCACGCAGCTTGTCTACGCCAGTATGAATATCGATAGCACCACGGACGAAGGATGGTTCACTGAGTCAATCATGGAAATTATTGACGAACATGTGTCACGGCAGATCAGCAGGGATACGCGTCGGGCGATGATCAAAAACGCCGAAGGAGGTTTTTATAACGGCGGCCGTCCGCCTTTTGGCTTCAAAGTTGCCCAAGATGGCAAGCGTCGTCGCCTAATGCCGGATCACGACGAAGTGCCGTTGATA
Proteins encoded:
- a CDS encoding DNA adenine methylase, translated to MGVLTYKPLPLIPWMGGKRRLAKHILPLFPEHQCYVELFAGGAALFFLREQPAKAEVLNDINGDLVNLYRVVQHHFDEFIRQFDFTLTSREYFRQLQQTPPATLTDIQRAARFFYLQHTAFGAKPIDQHFGTATTGKAFNPATVRQKLAAAQQRLGGVYIENEPWQACLKRYDRPHTFFYADPPYWQTAGYTHDFAWEEYERLAEEMGRIQGKMMLSINDHPDILALFKPFNIVRLELAYSVGRDKTQRPSGELVICNY
- a CDS encoding tyrosine-type recombinase/integrase, with the translated sequence MDKIFEDFLLFKAANDGCKPRTIAAYRDTLNRFSQWLAGKNPLTVSADELAVFTGPYLHKKGLKAVSRKPHISCLREFYAYTGRLKLSDDALSGSLNYPKTGSPLPRVMTLDSAEKLMWQPDLSSFDGLRDAAILSILLGCGLRISGLAALNRSNLITAIDQGEPRLLLRTTEKGDKTRQLPVPRETEMLLRVYLEHPELQTIDTLLPDGDHVLFVSTRNRNCPEYLYHGERRRLSTRAIAKMIRKRGLAAGIPTDQLHPHAMRHLFGTELEESDISHRVTQDLLGHADPKSTKIYVHLATRKLFRDLDRANPLAKIKTPASDLLDSLIRK